Proteins from a single region of Punica granatum isolate Tunisia-2019 chromosome 8, ASM765513v2, whole genome shotgun sequence:
- the LOC116187065 gene encoding cytochrome P450 78A5-like, with translation MSSLELHPLFIIPATSSPVLSFQLFAFALISAAVFTLFYVPGGLAWALSRPQRRHIPGPSGLPVVGIVAAFLGPLTHRVLSRLAAASNAKKLMAFSVGFTRYVIASDPETAKEMLSSSAFADRPLKESAYELLFHRAMGFAPYGEYWRNLRRISATHLFSPRRIAASGPFRQEIGLKMVSEIESSMSLHGAVEIRRVLHFGSLNNVMKSVFGRCYDFHGNDIVSVELKSLVREGYDLLGVFNWSDHFPILGWFDLQGVRRRCRKLVERVNAFVGNVIEEHRAKRAANGGADGGHGGDDGSGDFVDVLLDLEKENRLSDSDLVAVLWEMIFRGTDTVAILLEWILARMTLHPDIQAKAQHEIDAVVGPGQSVSDSDLPNLPYLRAIVKETLRIHPPGPLLSWARLAIHDTSVGQHFIPAGTTAMVNMWAITHDGSVWSDPDEFKPERFVEEDVPIMGSDLRLAPFGSGRRVCPGKAMGLATVELWLAQLLQNFKWVPSEECGVDLTEILKLSMEMKRSLVCKAIPREG, from the exons ATGTCGTCGTTGGAGCTCCACCCCCTCTTCATCATCCCGGCCACGTCCTCTCCCGTCCTCAGCTTCCAGCTTTTTGCCTTCGCCCTCATCTCTGCTGCAGTCTTCACTCTATTCTATGTACCCGGGGGCCTCGCTTGGGCCCTCTCGAGGCCCCAACGCCGCCACATTCCCGGCCCCTCCGGCCTCCCTGTCGTGGGTATCGTGGCCGCCTTCCTCGGGCCCCTGACGCATCGAGTCCTCTCCCGCCTCGCTGCGGCGTCCAACGCGAAGAAGCTGATGGCCTTCTCGGTCGGTTTCACCCGCTACGTCATAGCCAGCGACCCCGAGACAGCCAAGGAAATGCTCAGCAGCTCCGCCTTCGCCGACCGCCCCTTGAAGGAGTCCGCCTACGAGCTGCTATTCCACCGCGCCATGGGGTTCGCTCCGTACGGGGAGTACTGGCGCAACCTCCGGCGCATCTCGGCCACCCATCTCTTCAGCCCCCGGAGGATAGCCGCCTCGGGACCCTTCCGTCAGGAGATAGGCCTGAAAATGGTTAGCGAGATCGAATCCTCGATGTCCCTTCACGGCGCCGTTGAGATTCGCCGCGTCTTGCATTTCGGGTCGCTGAACAATGTCATGAAGAGCGTTTTCGGGAGGTGCTACGACTTCCACGGAAACGATATTGTATCGGTGGAGCTCAAGTCCTTAGTGAGGGAAGGGTACGACCTGCTCGGGGTATTCAACTGGAGTGACCACTTCCCAATCCTCGGGTGGTTCGATCTGCAGGGAGTGAGGAGGAGGTGCAGGAAGCTGGTCGAGAGGGTCAATGCATTCGTGGGTAATGTCATCGAGGAGCATAGAGCGAAGAGGGCCGCGAACGGAGGAGCAGACGGCGGCCATGGAGGTGACGATGGGTCCGGGGACTTCGTCGACGTGCTGCTCGATCTGGAGAAGGAGAACCGGCTCTCAGACTCTGACTTGGTCGCTGTATTGTGG GAAATGATCTTTAGGGGGACTGATACAGTGGCCATCCTACTGGAGTGGATTCTTGCAAGAATGACTCTTCACCCGGACATCCAAGCCAAAGCCCAACACGAAATCGATGCTGTCGTTGGACCGGGTCAGTCCGTGTCTGACTCGGACCTCCCGAACCTACCCTACCTCCGCGCAATCGTCAAGGAGACTCTAAGAATCCACCCACCCGGCCCCCTCTTATCATGGGCCAGGCTTGCTATCCACGACACTTCTGTAGGGCAGCACTTCATCCCTGCAGGGACCACCGCAATGGTGAACATGTGGGCCATAACTCATGACGGAAGCGTCTGGTCTGACCCGGATGAGTTCAAACCGGAGCGGTTCGTCGAGGAGGACGTCCCCATCATGGGCTCTGACCTGAGGCTGGCCCCGTTCGGTTCCGGCAGGAGGGTTTGCCCTGGGAAGGCCATGGGGCTGGCTACCGTTGAGCTGTGGCTTGCACAGTTGCTCCAGAACTTCAAGTGGGTCCCGAGTGAGGAGTGTGGTGTGGATTTGACTGAGATACTGAAGCTCTCCATGGAGATGAAGAGGTCTCTGGTCTGTAAAGCCATTCCTAGGGAGGGCTAA
- the LOC116187936 gene encoding pentatricopeptide repeat-containing protein PNM1, mitochondrial, producing MAASRPGQLKKLLLRHFSYCYAYSSSAQSHRLLQSNPAFPTFSPTHFPKFLPLPALYLPRSFLSTATTSGEQLPEDDVAHALSAELLESPDADPLSVSRRLALNFSHLTPTPPLVLSALNLSPEAGRTVLGFYDWLAQNPNFAHTDETASYFVDYFGRRKDFKATHDLLSNAKGIAGLKTLNCAIDRLVRAGRPVQAVGFFERMERDYGFKRDKESMKLVVEKLCENGYANYAEKMVKNLANEFFPDEYVCDLLIKGWCVDGKLDEANRLAAEMYRGGFEIGPMPYNAILDCVCKLCRKKDPFRMESEAEKILVDMDYYGVPRNVETFNVLIRNLCKIRKTEDAMKLFSRMGEWGCHPNEETYLLLTRSLYQAARVGEGDEMIDRMKSAGYSIDRKEYYGFLKILCGIERVDHAVSVFEKMKADGCEPGVKTYDLLMGKLCSHNRADKANVLFNEALRRGVPVTPKMYKVEPRYIKKPKAEKKGKKRETLPEKTARKRRRLAKIRLSFVKKPKKTMRG from the coding sequence ATGGCGGCTTCAAGACCTGGGCAGCTGAAGAAGCTCCTGCTCCGCCATTTCTCCTACTGTTATGCCTACTCTTCTAGTGCTCAATCCCATCGTCTTCTTCAGTCGAACCCTGCATTTCCCACATTTTCCCCCACCCACTTCCCTAAATTCCTTCCTTTACCAGCTCTCTATCTGCCTCGGAGCTTCTTATCCACCGCAACCACCTCCGGTGAGCAGCTGCCGGAGGACGATGTAGCTCACGCCCTCTCAGCCGAGCTCCTCGAGAGCCCCGACGCGGACCCCCTGTCAGTCTCTCGGCGCCTTGCTCTCAACTTCTCTCACCTTACTCCGACCCCTCCCCTGGTCCTCTCCGCGCTTAATCTCTCCCCGGAGGCTGGCCGGACGGTGCTAGGGTTCTACGACTGGCTGGCCCAGAACCCCAACTTCGCCCACACCGACGAAACGGCGTCGTACTTCGTCGATTACTTCGGCCGGCGCAAGGATTTCAAGGCGACCCATGACTTGTTGTCCAATGCCAAGGGCATTGCCGGCCTCAAGACCCTAAATTGTGCCATCGACCGGCTTGTCCGGGCAGGCCGGCCAGTTCAGGCGGTCGGGTTTTTCGAGAGGATGGAGAGGGATTACGGGTTTAAACGTGATAAAGAGTCGATGAAGTTGGTAGTCGAGAAGCTGTGCGAGAATGGGTATGCGAATTATGCCGAGAAGATGGTGAAGAATCTGGCGAATGAGTTTTTTCCCGACGAGTATGTTTGCGACTTGTTGATTAAAGGGTGGTGTGTTGATGGGAAGCTTGATGAGGCTAATAGATTGGCTGCGGAGATGTATAGGGGAGGGTTTGAGATCGGCCCGATGCCTTATAATGCGATCCTCGATTGTGTCTGTAAGCTCTGCCGGAAGAAGGACCCATTTCGGATGGAGTCTGAGGCCGAGAAAATCCTCGTGGATATGGACTATTACGGAGTCCCGAGAAATGTGGAGACTTTCAATGTGTTGATTAGGAACTTGTGCAAGATTAGGAAAACCGAGGATGCAATGAAGTTGTTCTCTAGGATGGGAGAGTGGGGATGTCACCCGAACGAGGAGACTTATCTTTTACTGACCAGGAGCTTGTATCAGGCGGCAAGAGTCGGGGAAGGGGATGAGATGATTGATCGAATGAAGTCTGCGGGGTACTCGATTGACAGGAAGGAGTATTACGGGTTCTTGAAGATCTTGTGCGGGATCGAGAGGGTAGATCATGCGGTGAGCGTGTTTGAAAAGATGAAAGCTGATGGATGTGAGCCAGGAGTTAAGACTTACGATCTGTTGATGGGCAAACTCTGCTCGCATAATCGGGCAGATAAGGCCAATGTACTGTTTAATGAAGCTCTTAGGAGAGGAGTGCCCGTGACTCCCAAGATGTACAAGGT